The following proteins are co-located in the Armatimonadota bacterium genome:
- a CDS encoding glycosyltransferase family 39 protein, whose product MIDSKAGRAIPNWLLWLTSALPLLGFWLTGVLDLDEGFYSAAAGEMARRGEWITPFYNGSPWFEKPILVYWLAIPSINMFGEMVGPRLPSALCTLLVGYVVFSYTRRALSELAAQIALLLYSGSLLVGLVGRSIMTDVPLVTCEIIALFTFYRSLTEHPKWRLATAAALGLSTLAKGPVGCILFVLAAALTYWQEPELRPKFKGYWLLGTVIFAAVVASWYVPAYLVNRQVFIDKFLIEQNLKRFTGGDAAHTVTGLNGILLYVGVILVGAFPWILCLPQSWKIRSEHPFLRLCARWSIVVIAFFMISAAKLPHYVLPAFPTLAIIVGFWMSKQWESKGHPVLDFTVFWRYALPCLATSAILNFGIYQYYSTGNLFGKQVAPPHKEIHDLARWAKIQQLPIAVYQMPRRSKALGTGQLKLQETSHPSIAFYAQKPVLMTESLLEASKLGPDVVVLTRKGRITESDVTNLESANLDLRQVKNAPKSEFYQAWIITQIVQR is encoded by the coding sequence ATGATTGACTCCAAGGCGGGGCGAGCGATACCGAATTGGCTGCTGTGGTTGACCTCAGCTTTGCCGTTGCTTGGGTTCTGGCTGACCGGAGTTCTTGATCTCGACGAAGGTTTTTATTCCGCCGCAGCGGGTGAAATGGCGCGGCGCGGTGAGTGGATCACGCCGTTCTATAACGGCTCACCTTGGTTCGAAAAGCCGATCTTGGTTTATTGGCTGGCGATACCTTCGATCAACATGTTCGGCGAGATGGTGGGCCCGAGGTTGCCTTCCGCGCTTTGTACTCTGCTGGTGGGATATGTCGTTTTCAGCTACACCCGCCGCGCCTTGAGCGAGCTCGCCGCACAGATCGCCTTGTTGCTTTATTCGGGATCGTTGCTCGTCGGATTGGTGGGGCGATCCATCATGACCGACGTTCCACTGGTCACCTGCGAGATCATCGCCCTTTTCACCTTCTACCGATCTTTGACCGAGCACCCAAAGTGGCGATTGGCTACCGCCGCGGCGCTCGGCTTATCGACTCTTGCAAAGGGTCCGGTCGGCTGTATCTTGTTCGTTTTGGCCGCAGCTCTGACCTATTGGCAAGAACCTGAGCTAAGACCAAAGTTCAAGGGATATTGGCTTCTTGGCACAGTGATCTTTGCGGCTGTTGTGGCCAGCTGGTATGTACCCGCGTATCTCGTTAACCGCCAGGTCTTTATCGACAAATTCCTCATCGAACAGAACCTCAAGCGTTTCACCGGCGGGGATGCGGCGCACACCGTCACCGGGCTCAATGGGATTTTGCTTTACGTTGGTGTAATCCTGGTGGGAGCATTTCCTTGGATATTGTGCCTGCCTCAATCTTGGAAAATCCGGTCCGAGCACCCGTTCCTTAGGCTTTGCGCTCGGTGGTCGATTGTAGTGATCGCGTTCTTCATGATCAGCGCCGCGAAGCTCCCCCACTACGTCTTGCCGGCGTTCCCAACCCTCGCCATCATCGTCGGCTTTTGGATGAGCAAGCAGTGGGAATCCAAGGGTCATCCGGTTCTGGATTTCACAGTTTTCTGGCGATATGCGCTGCCTTGCCTCGCCACCTCCGCCATTCTGAATTTTGGAATTTATCAGTACTACTCCACGGGAAATCTTTTCGGAAAGCAGGTCGCTCCTCCCCACAAAGAGATTCACGATCTAGCGCGCTGGGCGAAAATCCAGCAGTTGCCGATCGCGGTCTATCAAATGCCCAGGCGGTCGAAGGCACTAGGCACAGGACAGCTCAAGCTGCAGGAAACGAGCCACCCTTCGATTGCCTTTTACGCCCAAAAGCCAGTGCTGATGACTGAATCACTACTTGAGGCTTCCAAGCTGGGCCCGGATGTCGTGGTACTCACGCGAAAGGGACGCATCACAGAATCAGACGTCACCAATTTGGAGTCCGCCAATCTCGATCTTCGCCAAGTCAAAAACGCACCTAAATCTGAGTTCTATCAAGCGTGGATTATCACCCAAATCGTGCAACGCTGA
- a CDS encoding creatininase family protein, whose translation MKLAELTSPEVGALSRETVVVIPTGSLEQHGAHLPLFTDSMIVTAVCEAVDQRLKDQILLCPTLWLGASAHHLAFAGSLSASMDGYRDSIRQVVMSLAKHGFWKFLVINGHGGNSSPNDVICRELKESNPNLLIGHFGYFDHCEEAVSATMEGPFKDMKHACESETSLMMHLHPSLVRTSAIIDDGFLPPVKGMIHPFDELTSNGSLGYATLATAEKGKIIFEAAVEGVATAISNVHTGYQLNGIQ comes from the coding sequence ATGAAGCTTGCTGAACTGACCTCTCCCGAAGTAGGTGCCCTTTCGCGTGAAACGGTGGTAGTGATCCCGACCGGATCGCTCGAACAACATGGCGCGCACCTGCCCCTTTTCACCGATTCGATGATCGTCACTGCTGTTTGCGAGGCGGTTGATCAACGGTTGAAGGATCAGATTTTGCTTTGCCCGACCTTGTGGCTGGGCGCAAGTGCGCACCATTTGGCCTTTGCGGGTTCGCTTTCGGCCAGCATGGACGGCTATCGTGATTCAATCCGTCAAGTCGTGATGTCACTCGCAAAGCACGGGTTCTGGAAGTTTTTGGTGATCAATGGTCACGGTGGCAACAGCTCGCCAAACGACGTGATTTGCCGCGAGCTCAAGGAATCCAATCCGAACCTGCTGATCGGTCATTTTGGATACTTCGACCACTGCGAAGAGGCCGTTTCGGCTACGATGGAAGGTCCGTTCAAGGACATGAAGCACGCCTGCGAGTCCGAGACTTCGCTGATGATGCACTTGCACCCGAGCCTTGTTCGCACGTCGGCGATCATCGACGACGGTTTTCTGCCACCTGTCAAAGGAATGATCCATCCGTTTGATGAACTGACTTCCAACGGTTCGCTTGGATACGCAACCCTTGCCACTGCCGAGAAAGGAAAGATCATCTTCGAGGCAGCCGTCGAAGGTGTTGCAACTGCAATCAGCAACGTTCACACCGGCTATCAACTTAACGGGATCCAGTGA